One Scophthalmus maximus strain ysfricsl-2021 chromosome 9, ASM2237912v1, whole genome shotgun sequence genomic region harbors:
- the hdx gene encoding highly divergent homeobox isoform X1 gives MAAPFPSSSRMDAWPQRRGLQTMNLRSVFTPEQQRVLERYYENGMTNQSKACFQLILQCAQEAKLDFSVVRTWVGNKRRKLASRIDQNGGVSHSFAGGLLSNHTLAGGALSNHSMAAGALLPAEMAAARNIQNHVHLLPPSSFPSFSSPSSSPSSSSPLSSGSNNNNNNNDVILTGIYSLNSVPRPRPRPTVPPSQSDAELSAHTSSSLMNQVLQSRNSSTSSPFHSKMVSLSQKLPPVTSASGPLVYTAVRKGTSSLGEAGVSAGAGVVPPSWTRQYGTAQTRPWPSSSQSQAQLQPRPHSNPQPQPAVPQKPRVSIPVQNAAPSSDQTPRIQQVFTLSEKGEGDRLRSGPANTRRGQESHWRVPRPLDASHNFSIAMETGDEADEWQREEELANMAAQTHIHKEQTSASPNRPEVSVVRGSHTPPTMSSRPERLHSNTTLQGSYSVTAQTSPTGGSSPQTSVSVSAAPWVISNSRKRTLQDRTQFSDGDLIQLKRYWDRGMTSLGSVCREKITAAANQLNVDTEIVKTWISNRRRKYRLMSIEIPPPTGGPAVFTSSSPGNESPVALSSDEERFRTPDLGDDLNDGGSVCLSDNGTIDSQHRDGDDGTDVSICAPMANNVKIEVIGEDEAEEEDVDDDELVASDLEQMHNLLEFKHEEVQFLESELENQKQKYLELASFTKSLLSAVRNNDLERQQELMASLPQPSDQDWDTSVERGFHAAESADASSNHGDSPAAGASGADPLPAAAMEEVPLVTIKEDRSTTEYTEPSASEEEMQEAVTEQK, from the exons ATGGCCGCCCCGTTCCCCTCCAGTAGCAGAATGGACGCGTGGCCACAGCGGCGTGGCCTGCAGACT ATGAACCTGCGCTCAGTGTTTACGCCTGAACAGCAGAGGGTCCTGGAACGTTACTATGAGAATGGGATGACCAATCAGAGCAAGGCCTGTTTCCAGCTAATACTCCAATGTGCTCAGGAGGCCAAACTGGACTTCAGCGTTGTTCGG ACTTGGGTTGGCAACAAAAGACGTAAGCTTGCCTCCAGGATAGACCAGAATGGAGGTGTGTCTCATTCCTTCGCCGGGGGGCTACTTTCCAATCACACGTTAGCCGGAGGTGCTCTGTCCAATCATAGCATGGCGGCAGGGGCGCTGCTTCCTGCTGAGATGGCTGCAGCGCGAAATATCCAGAATCACGTGCACCTTCTCCCTCCGTCgtccttcccttctttctcgtcaccatcctcctccccttcctcttcctcaccactGAGCAGTgggagcaacaacaacaacaacaacaacgacgtcATACTGACCGGGATCTACTCTTTGAACTCCGTCCCCCGCCCCCGACCACGACCCACAGTGCCCCCATCCCAGTCAGACGCAGAGCTCTCTGCGCACACGTCCTCCTCTCTGATGAACCAGGTCCTGCAGAGCAGGAAcagctccacctcctcaccCTTCCACTCCAAGATGGTGTCCCTCTCTCAGAAACTCCCACCCGTCACATCTGCCTCAGGACCTTTAGTCTACACTGCAGTCAGGAAAGGAACTTCATCCCTTGGAGAAGCAGGGGTGAGTGCCGGAGCAGGGGTAGTACCTCCCAGCTGGACTAGGCAGTACGGTACAGCACAAACACGCCCTTGGCCTTCTTCGTCGCAATCCCAGGCTCAGCTTCAGCCCAGACCTCACTCCAACCCCCAGCCTCAACCAGCTGTCCCGCAGAAGCCGCGGGTTTCCATCCCAGTGCAAAACGCTGCTCCTTCCTCCGATCAGACACCTCGTATTCAGCAGGTCTTCACCTTGTCAGAAAAAGGTGAAGGGGACCGACTTAGATCTGGACCTGCGAATACTCGGAGGGGTCAGGAGAGCCATTGGCGTGTGCCTCGACCTCTGGACGCCAGTCATAACTTCTCCATTGCCATGGAGACTGGAGATGAAGCAGACGAGTGGCAAAGGGAGGAGGAATTGGCAAATATGGCCGCTCAGACACACATCCACAAGGAGCAGACATCAGCCAGTCCAAACAGGCCTGAGGTGTCTGTGGTGAGGGGAAGCCACACGCCTCCGACGATGAGCTCCAGACCTGAACGGCTTCACAGCAACACAACTCTTCAGGGCAGCTACTCCGTCACAGCACAGACCTCACCTACAGGGGGATCCAGTCCACAG ActtcagtcagtgtgtctgctGCCCCCTGGGTTATCAGCAACTCCAGAAAGAGAACA CTGCAGGATCGGACCCAGTTCAGCGACGGGGACCTCATCCAGCTGAAGCGCTACTGGGACCGAGGCATGACCAGCCTGGGCTCGGTCTGCAGGGAAAAGATCACCGCTGCTGCGAACCAACTCAATGTAGACACTGAAATAGTCAAG ACATGGATCAGTAACAGACGGAGGAAGTACCGTCTGATGAGTATTGAAATTCCACCACCTACCGGTGGCCCTGCTGTATTTACATCCTCATCCCCTGGTAACGAATCTCCAGTGGCCCTCAGCTCCGATGAGGAGCGGTTCAGAACGCCCGACCTCGGAGATGACTTGAATGATGGGggatctgtctgcctgtctgaca ATGGAACCATTGACTCACAGCACAGAGACGGAGATGATGGAACCGATGTGTCCATTTGCGCTCCAATGGCCAATAATGTg aagatTGAAGTAATTGGTGAGGAcgaagcagaagaggaagacgtagatgatgatgaattaGTTGCCTCCGACCTAGAGCAAATGCATAACCTGCTTGAATTCAAG CACGAGGAGGTGCAGTTCTTGGAGAGCGAGCTAgagaaccaaaaacaaaaatacctTGAGCTTGCAAGCTTTACTAAGAGCCTGCTCAGCGCTGTGAGGAATAATGACCTGGAGAGACAGCAG GAACTCATGGCCAGTCTACCTCAGCCTTCAGACCAGGACTGGGACACAAGTGTGGAGAGAGGATTTCACGCTGCTGAGTCAGCAGATGCGTCCTCCAACCACGGCGACTCCCCGGCGGCCGGCGCGAGCGGTGCAGATCCTCTGCCAGCCGCGGCAATGGAAGAAGTCCCCCTGGTCACCATCAAGGAAGACCGTTCGACGACTGAATATACTGAGCCCTCTGCATCAGAGGAGGAAATGCAGGAAGCAGTTACGGAACAAAAGTGA
- the hdx gene encoding highly divergent homeobox isoform X2 yields the protein MAAPFPSSSRMDAWPQRRGLQTMNLRSVFTPEQQRVLERYYENGMTNQSKACFQLILQCAQEAKLDFSVVRTWVGNKRRKLASRIDQNGGVSHSFAGGLLSNHTLAGGALSNHSMAAGALLPAEMAAARNIQNHVHLLPPSSFPSFSSPSSSPSSSSPLSSGSNNNNNNNDVILTGIYSLNSVPRPRPRPTVPPSQSDAELSAHTSSSLMNQVLQSRNSSTSSPFHSKMVSLSQKLPPVTSASGPLVYTAVRKGTSSLGEAGVSAGAGVVPPSWTRQYGTAQTRPWPSSSQSQAQLQPRPHSNPQPQPAVPQKPRVSIPVQNAAPSSDQTPRIQQVFTLSEKGEGDRLRSGPANTRRGQESHWRVPRPLDASHNFSIAMETGDEADEWQREEELANMAAQTHIHKEQTSASPNRPEVSVVRGSHTPPTMSSRPERLHSNTTLQGSYSVTAQTSPTGGSSPQTSVSVSAAPWVISNSRKRTLQDRTQFSDGDLIQLKRYWDRGMTSLGSVCREKITAAANQLNVDTEIVKTWISNRRRKYRLMSIEIPPPTGGPAVFTSSSPGNESPVALSSDEERFRTPDLGDDLNDGGSVCLSDNGTIDSQHRDGDDGTDVSICAPMANNVIEVIGEDEAEEEDVDDDELVASDLEQMHNLLEFKHEEVQFLESELENQKQKYLELASFTKSLLSAVRNNDLERQQELMASLPQPSDQDWDTSVERGFHAAESADASSNHGDSPAAGASGADPLPAAAMEEVPLVTIKEDRSTTEYTEPSASEEEMQEAVTEQK from the exons ATGGCCGCCCCGTTCCCCTCCAGTAGCAGAATGGACGCGTGGCCACAGCGGCGTGGCCTGCAGACT ATGAACCTGCGCTCAGTGTTTACGCCTGAACAGCAGAGGGTCCTGGAACGTTACTATGAGAATGGGATGACCAATCAGAGCAAGGCCTGTTTCCAGCTAATACTCCAATGTGCTCAGGAGGCCAAACTGGACTTCAGCGTTGTTCGG ACTTGGGTTGGCAACAAAAGACGTAAGCTTGCCTCCAGGATAGACCAGAATGGAGGTGTGTCTCATTCCTTCGCCGGGGGGCTACTTTCCAATCACACGTTAGCCGGAGGTGCTCTGTCCAATCATAGCATGGCGGCAGGGGCGCTGCTTCCTGCTGAGATGGCTGCAGCGCGAAATATCCAGAATCACGTGCACCTTCTCCCTCCGTCgtccttcccttctttctcgtcaccatcctcctccccttcctcttcctcaccactGAGCAGTgggagcaacaacaacaacaacaacaacgacgtcATACTGACCGGGATCTACTCTTTGAACTCCGTCCCCCGCCCCCGACCACGACCCACAGTGCCCCCATCCCAGTCAGACGCAGAGCTCTCTGCGCACACGTCCTCCTCTCTGATGAACCAGGTCCTGCAGAGCAGGAAcagctccacctcctcaccCTTCCACTCCAAGATGGTGTCCCTCTCTCAGAAACTCCCACCCGTCACATCTGCCTCAGGACCTTTAGTCTACACTGCAGTCAGGAAAGGAACTTCATCCCTTGGAGAAGCAGGGGTGAGTGCCGGAGCAGGGGTAGTACCTCCCAGCTGGACTAGGCAGTACGGTACAGCACAAACACGCCCTTGGCCTTCTTCGTCGCAATCCCAGGCTCAGCTTCAGCCCAGACCTCACTCCAACCCCCAGCCTCAACCAGCTGTCCCGCAGAAGCCGCGGGTTTCCATCCCAGTGCAAAACGCTGCTCCTTCCTCCGATCAGACACCTCGTATTCAGCAGGTCTTCACCTTGTCAGAAAAAGGTGAAGGGGACCGACTTAGATCTGGACCTGCGAATACTCGGAGGGGTCAGGAGAGCCATTGGCGTGTGCCTCGACCTCTGGACGCCAGTCATAACTTCTCCATTGCCATGGAGACTGGAGATGAAGCAGACGAGTGGCAAAGGGAGGAGGAATTGGCAAATATGGCCGCTCAGACACACATCCACAAGGAGCAGACATCAGCCAGTCCAAACAGGCCTGAGGTGTCTGTGGTGAGGGGAAGCCACACGCCTCCGACGATGAGCTCCAGACCTGAACGGCTTCACAGCAACACAACTCTTCAGGGCAGCTACTCCGTCACAGCACAGACCTCACCTACAGGGGGATCCAGTCCACAG ActtcagtcagtgtgtctgctGCCCCCTGGGTTATCAGCAACTCCAGAAAGAGAACA CTGCAGGATCGGACCCAGTTCAGCGACGGGGACCTCATCCAGCTGAAGCGCTACTGGGACCGAGGCATGACCAGCCTGGGCTCGGTCTGCAGGGAAAAGATCACCGCTGCTGCGAACCAACTCAATGTAGACACTGAAATAGTCAAG ACATGGATCAGTAACAGACGGAGGAAGTACCGTCTGATGAGTATTGAAATTCCACCACCTACCGGTGGCCCTGCTGTATTTACATCCTCATCCCCTGGTAACGAATCTCCAGTGGCCCTCAGCTCCGATGAGGAGCGGTTCAGAACGCCCGACCTCGGAGATGACTTGAATGATGGGggatctgtctgcctgtctgaca ATGGAACCATTGACTCACAGCACAGAGACGGAGATGATGGAACCGATGTGTCCATTTGCGCTCCAATGGCCAATAATGTg atTGAAGTAATTGGTGAGGAcgaagcagaagaggaagacgtagatgatgatgaattaGTTGCCTCCGACCTAGAGCAAATGCATAACCTGCTTGAATTCAAG CACGAGGAGGTGCAGTTCTTGGAGAGCGAGCTAgagaaccaaaaacaaaaatacctTGAGCTTGCAAGCTTTACTAAGAGCCTGCTCAGCGCTGTGAGGAATAATGACCTGGAGAGACAGCAG GAACTCATGGCCAGTCTACCTCAGCCTTCAGACCAGGACTGGGACACAAGTGTGGAGAGAGGATTTCACGCTGCTGAGTCAGCAGATGCGTCCTCCAACCACGGCGACTCCCCGGCGGCCGGCGCGAGCGGTGCAGATCCTCTGCCAGCCGCGGCAATGGAAGAAGTCCCCCTGGTCACCATCAAGGAAGACCGTTCGACGACTGAATATACTGAGCCCTCTGCATCAGAGGAGGAAATGCAGGAAGCAGTTACGGAACAAAAGTGA